A window from Thermoanaerobaculales bacterium encodes these proteins:
- a CDS encoding GreA/GreB family elongation factor — translation MADRPELHEGFPSALEAGDLDRVEELWLEALDSPAIAVDDLLEVRRALWKNGHKALAATLLELLADTLEQRREWEAALTVLREIVRLTEKPGPELVARLERALTGARAGSPSLKLVLERHPLQGSRRPLDQLEIIERWLAFDRGTTVEVVGQGVGRVVDANLSLENIKVDLGGARRAVSVPFGAAPRFLRRLPPGDFRRRAVEDPERLRLEALEAPGEALVGLLESLAEPADVAAIKAALEGIVDADGWTGWWAKARKHPRLLASGAGSRLRYTVGASAAAAADLLLEELRSAEPRQRLAVARRLAARGAAEAEATAAFLTGTLADLADRDPGLAWETAGALSGIGRGTGEEAAFREGLLAGCPPLRLLLGIQDRGEREAALAAARAADPDHWAELWSDWMLHEQHPAVLDLIARSLDGEGAVDLLDAAVEAVFRNHLEHPAQFVWACEAMVQPGAPEPLRRRATPSLLEKLPDTLTRPEFGPLRGRAKALLDGGGAAVRVILEAASPQQADRLVSRVARISAVEPQRVRVLEQAAAQRRGAPAAESDTPLLVASEEAIEARRLQLKELLEVEIPKTLKGITAAAAEGDLRENFEYHMLRDRQELQSAKAAKLQRELAMVRALKPGSADTSRVNIGTVVQLAGADGAPLPPVTILGPWDADVGRRIFANGSELAQRLLGAHVGDRVEMDGGPATITRIDAWPAGR, via the coding sequence ATGGCCGATCGACCAGAGCTGCACGAAGGCTTCCCAAGCGCGCTCGAGGCCGGCGACCTCGACCGCGTCGAGGAGCTGTGGCTGGAGGCCCTCGATTCCCCGGCGATCGCGGTCGACGACCTGCTCGAGGTGCGCCGCGCCCTGTGGAAGAACGGGCACAAGGCGCTCGCCGCGACGCTGCTCGAGCTGCTCGCGGACACCCTGGAGCAGCGTCGCGAATGGGAGGCGGCGCTCACCGTGCTGCGCGAGATCGTCCGCCTGACCGAGAAGCCCGGCCCCGAGCTGGTGGCCCGCCTCGAACGGGCCCTGACCGGGGCTCGCGCCGGCTCCCCGTCGCTGAAGCTGGTGCTCGAGCGCCACCCGCTGCAGGGATCGCGGCGTCCGCTCGACCAGCTCGAGATCATCGAGCGCTGGCTGGCCTTCGACCGGGGCACGACCGTCGAGGTCGTCGGCCAGGGTGTCGGCCGGGTGGTCGACGCCAACCTCTCACTCGAGAACATCAAGGTCGATCTCGGGGGTGCCCGCCGCGCGGTCTCGGTGCCGTTCGGCGCCGCGCCGCGCTTCCTCCGGCGGCTTCCGCCGGGCGACTTCAGGCGGCGCGCGGTCGAGGACCCGGAGCGGCTTCGGCTCGAGGCTCTCGAGGCCCCCGGTGAGGCCCTGGTCGGGCTCCTGGAGAGCCTGGCGGAGCCGGCCGACGTCGCCGCCATCAAGGCGGCGCTCGAGGGCATCGTCGATGCGGACGGCTGGACGGGCTGGTGGGCGAAGGCGCGCAAGCACCCGCGGCTGCTCGCCTCGGGCGCCGGCTCGCGGCTTCGCTACACGGTTGGCGCCAGCGCGGCGGCCGCCGCCGACCTGCTCCTCGAGGAGCTCCGCTCGGCCGAGCCCCGCCAGCGGCTGGCCGTGGCCCGCCGGCTGGCCGCCCGAGGGGCCGCGGAGGCCGAGGCAACAGCGGCGTTCCTGACCGGCACGCTCGCCGATCTCGCCGACCGCGACCCCGGGCTCGCCTGGGAGACGGCCGGCGCCCTGTCGGGGATCGGCCGGGGGACCGGCGAGGAGGCGGCGTTCCGGGAGGGGCTGCTGGCCGGCTGCCCGCCGCTGCGCCTGCTGCTGGGGATCCAGGATCGTGGCGAGCGCGAAGCGGCGCTGGCGGCCGCACGGGCGGCCGATCCGGACCACTGGGCCGAGCTGTGGAGCGACTGGATGCTGCACGAGCAGCACCCGGCCGTCCTCGACCTGATTGCCCGCTCTCTCGACGGGGAGGGCGCGGTCGATCTCCTGGACGCCGCCGTCGAGGCCGTGTTCCGCAACCACCTCGAACATCCGGCCCAGTTCGTGTGGGCCTGTGAGGCGATGGTCCAGCCCGGCGCCCCGGAGCCGCTGCGTCGGCGGGCGACGCCGTCGCTGCTCGAGAAGCTGCCCGACACCCTGACCCGGCCCGAGTTCGGGCCGCTGCGCGGCCGGGCCAAGGCGCTGCTCGACGGCGGCGGCGCCGCAGTCCGGGTCATCCTCGAGGCCGCGTCGCCCCAGCAGGCGGATCGGCTCGTCTCCCGGGTCGCAAGGATCTCGGCCGTCGAGCCGCAGCGCGTGCGGGTCCTCGAGCAGGCGGCCGCCCAGCGGCGCGGGGCGCCGGCAGCCGAGTCCGACACCCCGCTGCTGGTGGCGAGCGAGGAGGCGATCGAGGCCCGCCGCCTCCAGCTGAAGGAGCTCCTCGAGGTCGAGATCCCGAAGACGCTGAAGGGCATCACCGCCGCGGCGGCCGAAGGCGACCTCCGGGAGAACTTCGAGTACCACATGCTCAGGGACCGCCAGGAGCTGCAGTCGGCGAAGGCCGCCAAGCTGCAGCGGGAGCTCGCCATGGTGAGGGCTCTCAAGCCCGGCAGCGCCGACACCTCGAGAGTCAACATCGGCACCGTGGTCCAGCTCGCCGGCGCCGACGGGGCGCCGCTGCCGCCGGTCACCATCCTGGGCCCCTGGGACGCCGACGTCGGACGCCGGATCTTCGCCAACGGCAGCGAGCTCGCGCAACGGCTCCTCGGCGCTCACGTCGGCGACCGCGTCGAGATGGACGGGGGGCCGGCGACGATCACGAGGATCGACGCATGGCCGGCCGGCCGGTGA
- a CDS encoding lysophospholipid acyltransferase family protein has protein sequence MSRRQPRPRDRVLYRVLEALLAAGGRLPLGLTRPLGMQIGALAMALDARDRRRARSHLRIAFPSLDEAAVRALLRGTARHLGALLAEVAWLLQATAEQVAEQCAITGLEHVRSALEAGTGAVLFTGHCGNWELLNSRLGVAGIPLTIAVRGFHDPRLDHLATGLRSRFGCEVVPRGQEAGRRLVAALTANRVNGLLIDQDIRGIPGVFVPFFGRPAWTPSGAASIALRRQCPLVPAFGHRRADGRHSVEIHPPLPEPPPGPAEERVTALTAAATAAIEEQIRAHPEQWVWMHRRWRTQPAAAVDASAPPGQ, from the coding sequence ATGAGCCGGCGGCAACCCCGCCCACGCGACCGCGTGCTGTACCGGGTGCTCGAGGCCTTGCTGGCGGCCGGCGGTCGCCTTCCGCTGGGGCTCACCCGGCCGCTGGGCATGCAGATCGGGGCCCTGGCCATGGCGCTCGATGCCCGTGACCGGCGGCGCGCGCGGAGCCACCTCCGGATCGCGTTCCCCTCGCTCGACGAGGCCGCGGTCCGCGCCCTGCTCCGCGGCACGGCCCGCCACCTCGGGGCGCTGCTCGCCGAGGTGGCCTGGCTGCTGCAGGCGACCGCCGAGCAGGTGGCCGAGCAGTGCGCGATCACCGGGCTCGAGCACGTGCGCAGCGCGCTGGAGGCCGGCACCGGAGCGGTGCTGTTCACCGGCCACTGCGGCAACTGGGAGCTCCTCAACTCCCGGCTCGGGGTGGCCGGGATCCCGCTGACGATCGCGGTGCGCGGCTTCCACGACCCGCGGCTCGACCACCTCGCCACCGGCCTGCGGTCCCGGTTCGGGTGCGAGGTGGTGCCGCGCGGCCAGGAGGCCGGGCGCCGCCTGGTGGCCGCACTCACCGCCAACCGGGTCAACGGCCTGCTCATCGACCAGGATATTCGCGGCATCCCTGGCGTCTTCGTCCCGTTCTTCGGGCGCCCCGCCTGGACGCCGTCAGGGGCCGCGTCGATCGCCCTCCGCAGGCAGTGCCCCCTGGTCCCCGCCTTCGGGCACCGCCGCGCCGACGGCCGGCACAGCGTGGAGATCCACCCTCCCCTGCCGGAGCCGCCGCCGGGGCCGGCCGAGGAGCGGGTCACCGCGCTCACCGCGGCCGCCACCGCCGCCATCGAGGAGCAGATCCGCGCCCACCCCGAGCAGTGGGTGTGGATGCACCGTCGCTGGCGGACCCAGCCGGCAGCCGCCGTCGACGCGAGCGCCCCTCCCGGCCAGTAG